Within Vicia villosa cultivar HV-30 ecotype Madison, WI linkage group LG1, Vvil1.0, whole genome shotgun sequence, the genomic segment TTCTTTAAACGGGATGATTTATAACAGTTTCGTTAAAATCATTGTAGTGCTTTTACCTTTGAAGTTCAAATTTTATGAGTTAATTAAATGTCATATTAACTATTAGGAGTAGTATTGCTCTGGAATGTGTAAAGAGAAACTTAGAAATTCGaaattattaaacaaataaatacaaaatatttattattaacaaaatattattagttataatcttggttttaaaaaaaattctaaatctTAATGTGTGCAcaactaaaataattaaatatatgaaatataattatttaccttgattatgatttaaaaaattatatattttaagatTTCTATCTCGTTTACTTTTTAAAATTAGACCTTATTGTATtctatttcaaaatattaaagaaaattaaatgtCTTTACTTTATTATATGTCATTAAATGTCTTTAAAATTCGACCTAAtactaaaattaaattttgtaaCCACCGTATCTTTTTTAAAACAAACAGCTCTTGGTTCCATTTCATAAAGTCAAAGAATTAAATGTcattattttagtatatttaatttcccgaatataaattttttaattaatgtaaatgaattaaaAGTTATTTTAGAGTAGTTTTTGTAtcaaaaataacttatttactttgtttataaaatatttttaattgtacaacttaaataacaaaaattatataaCACATTAATTTTTGTTATCATACTTCATACATAATTTTTGAGAGAATTCAATTCACTTAATTTCTAGATAAGAAACAAACAAGAaatctcaataaaatatttttatcgcAATGTATATCCCACACAAGACATTCATCATGCCCTCACTACATGCTTGATTGTAGAGCAGTCCCACTTTTTTTGTAATGTCTATAGCAAGTAATCAACAACATATATCTCCATGGTAAATCAGACCTCCTGTTGCaaataattgaaagaaaaattaaaatccaTCTAAGTAGAAAATTTATATGGAAATGAAGAAAAACAACACCAATTATAAGTAGTTTGGAAGAAAATCATTTGGCAAAAATAGTGAGAGTAATAAAAACTACATACATAAGCCAATATGATGAATCAACAGAATAGTCAATTTACCGGGTAAAAAGAAAATCTATTCAAATCTGATAACATTGTCAGTTTTGCATTAGGACTCAGATTCTTTTTCAATCTATATATCTCTTTCTTATTTATTGTCTAAAATAGATGGATCATTTTTCTTGCAAGCCATTTTTGCCGAACTCTCAACCTGTTCCAGCACACCTAAAAACTGATATgacaaaataaattgaattagTTATTTGACTAGCACACACAATTAACATCATCAGTTTTGTATTTACCCACCGATGTATTATGAGGAAAAATGTGTGCTCTAGGATACATAAGAGCATTCAAGTGTGATGAGAAGTTAACTGTTGGTGGAAATTGAGTAGATACTGGAATACTTTGAATGGGAATACCGTCAGAACCAAGAGTATAATTAGGAGCATATCCTAAACTATGGTTCCATGTTACATTTTGACCTTCCATTTTAACAAAGGGTATACCATATATAAGACTGCAACCGTGAATATTCTGTAACAGATAAAACCAAgattaaaatatcaaaacattgaTTTTTCTTCTAACTAACTAAATGAAAAACTACTTACATTTTCAAAAGCTGTAGGAGTGTTTGGCACGTTCTCGTTTGATCGGCCAATCACTTCATTTTCAATCTAttacaaaattataaaaattgtcaATCTCTTGTTAAATTTTATCAAAAAGAAATATAAAGTGTTTTAACTTACATGTTTTGATGTTCTTTTATTGATAAATTCTTTCATTGAACAAACAACATCAACATCTTTTTTCTTCTGCTGACTATCATAATTCTTATCAACATCCTGCATAAAAAATTATCATAATATTGAATTAAGAacctaaatatttacaaataaaaatatatacaacataGTGGTTGGAAACATACCTCACACCCTACATTTGATATTGCAACAGAGCCTTTGTCAACTTCATGTAGAACATCATTTTTACCTATATCTTGACACTTATGCTTTGTGTGACTGGTATTACAAGGGACACCTTTTGTCTTACGAGAAGCACCTTTGGTCTTGCGAGGAATGCCTTTGTTCTTACGAGGGGCACCTTTGGTCTTGGCCTGAATGGGATCATTAATAACATTTGTATTAGTCTTATGATTTCCATTGACATCACGACgcctctttattttctcacacaaACTATAAATCCCTTTCAAAGCCTCTTTAAAATCATCTGGATGCTTACAAGAAATATCACACAGACTATTAAACGCAGAAGACATAGTCCCTCGACGAAACATGACCATTTTCTCATCATCACATTCTTCAAAAGACATTGAAGATATATAATCATCCTTTGCTGATCTGGTCCATCTTTTACAAATCAAACTATTTGGAAATATGTTTATGTGCTCATGCCGCATGGCACAAATGATATGAGAACATGGAATTCCTACCCGTTCAAACAAATTACAATCACATAAAAATTTACTTTGCGCCCTATCAAGATGAACTAGATATGTAGAATTTTTGTTGCAAAATCTATTCATCTTAAAAGTCACAACATTTTTGAGCTCAGAGCGTTCGATAACATTTACCGTGATCGCATCTTCTATTTCATCTTGAACTTCCTTAAATTTTTTCCCAGTAAAGATCTTTGCAGCTTCGAGCTCCAACCCCTCCAATTTAGTTGTTAGCACGAGATCATAATAGAACGTTTTAAAATTAGACATTAACTCATTATGTCTGTATTCTTTTACAGCTCTTTCGAAACCGTGCAAGAAATCAACAAGACTGCTTTTATTCTGAACATACATCTTTATAAAAGAGTTGACGGCTTCAGAGATTGATGTAGTTCTTATACCACAAAAAAACTTGTCTCGCATGTATGCACTAGCCCATATTCTCTTCATCTCATATGTTTTCTTAACCCATTTGTTATTTGATAAACCACAATCATCAACTACCCTCTTCCACTCATTTTCAAACTCGTCTACAGTATAAGTAGCATAAATCAATGACTTAAATTCTTCCAAGAATTTTGGATTCTTCACATTCTCACAAGCATTTCGATGTAAATGCCATGAAAAAAGACGATGCAACGAGTTTGGAAATACATCTCGAATAGCTTCTCTCATTGCAAGATCTCCATCTGTAACTACCCCTTTAGGATGTTTATGATACATTGATTCcaaaaaagtatttaaaacccACTTGTATGTCTCATTTTTTCATCAGAAACCAAAGCACAACCGAAAATTGTAGTTTCTCCATGATGGTTGAATCCAGAAAAAACAACAACAGGCTTGTCATACCTGTTCTTCTTATAAGTCGCGTCAAAAGCAATCACATCACCAAAACATTCATAATCAATCCGACTAGCTGAATCTGACCAAAATAAGTTTTCCAAACGTCCTTCGTTTGTTGTGGTAAACTTCGAAAAAAACATTGGATCATTATCAGCTTTAGCCTGTAAATAACTCAAAGCAGCAAAAGCATCCCCTCCTTCTATTCTTGCCATTGCTTCATTATTTAAGTAGTTATATAAGTCCTTTTTACAAAATCCAAGACCTTTATGACCACCTTTTCGAGCCATCATAAAACCTAAAATATGACATGTTCTAACACCATGTGTGTGCAAGCCATCAACAAGAGCTTTATCCGATTCAGTCAATCGACGATACTTAGGAATCAAATGAACATAGTGTGATGGAGTTAACTCATGGTTATGAGAGGGCTCAAATACGGAAACTCTCCATTTTTCAGTCACAAGATTTAGAGCTACTTGAAACCTAGCACGACATTCCATTCGTGTGGTTGGTCTTGGATCTCTACATCGTCCCCTCTTCTTATCACTTTTACCTTCTCTATTACAAACTAATTGACGAACAATTATATTCCCTTCATAATCACGTTTTACATCATCTTTTCTTATTGCAAACCCGTGACTTTTGGCATATATTTCATAGAAATTTATTGCTTTTTCCTGAGAAGAAAATTCCAAACATTTTATATCATCATCTGTCAGGTCATTAATCTTTTTGTAAATATCCAtgtcctcttttccttcttcatcaccGACATTATTACAATTAGCTAATTCTTCACAATCAATATCTCCGTAGTCTACATCCATttgaacctaataaaaatacacaaacaaatataaatattttagattCTCCATCTACATAACAATAAACTTTATGAGAACTAAAACCGCAACAAACATATACTTTTTCTCACAACTTTACTTTAACACTAAATCAAGATGTAATATTACTAATATGAATAAACCGTGTAAAAATTAgtgttattgcaattgcaaattCTATAGTAGACTGTTGTTACTGCTATAATGTAAATTCTGCTATAATATATATTGAATATATTTGTGTAAAATATTATTTACACAATATATTTTGATTTACTTAATCAATATATGTTTGTTTGCTATAAGAATTTATGTCATTATTCAAAATGATTCTCCACTGTGATTCATCTTTCTCTCTTTGTAAATGCATCTAAATCAAAGAGTATAATAAATTTCCATAGCAGTACCAATGGTAATCAtatctttctctctttttcatAGCAGCAACAGTAACACAACAAAGATAATCCATAAACTACCAATGTTTAATACAAAACCCATCTATGAATATTATTAACATAAAGCAAATACAAAATTATCCATCTATGAATATTAATAACAGAGAAAGCAAATATTAAATTAAAGGAAAAAAAGAGAAATTACCTTGTGAAAATGAATAGAAATCTAGCAAAGTATGGGTGTAGCAATGAAATATATGAGTGGGAGAGAAGAGATTGGTTGAGAGAATAGCAAAGATGCAAAAGTTGATGAAGTTAAGAAAGAAGAGATTGATTTAATGGAAGAGTTTAGAGAGTAGGGAATCAAAGtgtagaagaagaaagaaaaatggTTTCAGAATCGTTAAAcacagaaaaagagaagaaagaaactGAAAAGGTTTTGTTTTatcttaaaacaaaataaaaaattaccatTAATATATTTGGGGTAAATATATAATTAGTTAAAAGAATATATCTATTTGGTAATAAAATATAACACATCATAATATACACCTAAGATCTTCTGCATTTGACAAGTCAGATGGGTAAGGTTACCCAACTTTTTTTGATGGGTAAATAAGAAtccaccttttttttttaatttttgttttgttaattatTATCTACTAGCGTTCAGATTGGCACTCCCGTGTCCGTCAGCCATCTTTTTTAAATCCgcacaatagaaaaaaataaaggtgtgtatatcttttaattaaatttttattgcactatgtgttttaaaaataatatttgttagacacgattagtaaaattaaaatcaagatgataaatatacattttgaaattgttttagtGAGTTTGTCTATAAtacactaattttattatttaatgataTTGAACTAATAGAGTTATGTTGAGAGAGTGCGCCTTGTTTAGAAAGTTTGTTTTATACGTCTCATTAAAAGATATACACATGTTTATTTTTCTCTGTTGTCCGTATTAAAATAAGCGGACAGACGGACACAAGAGTGCCCGTTTAAACGCTATTGTAATATATAATgtcgattatatatatatatatatatatatatatatatatatatatatatatatatatatatatatatatatatatatatatatatatatgaggagggatcaaactACATCataagagttacaccacgagttacattAGCTCGTAACTtcatttcgaattaatatttttttaaaataaataattggattgaaacataacaatataaaatgatttactataccatcaagatatccaaagattaacgttaaaatgaactttcatataacattaattttgatgcaattcaatgacatagtaaattaatatagattaatctcaaaatttatagtatgatctatttgatagtatgtttcaatccaactgttaattttaaaaaatatttatttgaaatgaaGTTACAAGAGAGTGTAACTCGCGATGTAattcttcgggtgtaatttgatcactTATTAGTAGTTTTATGGGGTTAAGAGTGAGTTAAGAAACTACTCCATCTCTTAATTTTTAGGAAGTAAGTGTATCtgtatatttatctatatatatttGTATCGTACATGTGATAAGTGTCAAGTTGTAGTTATTTTTGTGTATAATTTTGCGgcacttatcttctctttttcctcactttagaagagttttaatgtatattacataaatatgtgGATTTTGTATTTAAtcgaatttttaattcatttatgtaccgactaATAGTTTTTCTTTCTTGTTGTAGGAATTTGAGCATGTATGGAGCACTAAGTAATAAAGCTTCAAGGATGGAATTTTGGATCaataaaataagaagaaacaataaaatatattatatatataacacTACTAAAAACCACCTTATGATTAACTTCTGCAGTtttttgaagagaaaaaaaaatccaaataaccatgtttaataatttatttacaccaaaaactatgttttcggcaaaattacgcatatgaccaggtttcagaggtggtctccacataggagccacctcaggtggcgccaaAGACCAAAACCTCTTAACttatgcgccacccagggtggcatcAATGCATATTTTCCCTTtttagccacctagggtggcgcctatgtgtatatatatatatatatttttttttttgtttttttttttgtttttttttaattgtttatatactatttttttttaaattttttttatttattaacaaaattgttttaacaattaaataaataatgaaacaccacatgtcattcattccaaacattacaaatacaagAAATGCAGAAACAACATTAGAAATACGGTCATACAgttcaaacattacaaatacggtacacaaaagataaataataaaacatggatATTATGCTATTCACGACCCCTCCGACCATGACCCCTCCGACCCGGCGCCGGACCATGACCCCTCTCATCGCCAGTTCCGCAATCTGGAACTACTCGAATCCGGTTGGAAGGATCTCGACGACCGACTTCTCCACGACCCCCCCTAttccttggttgttcttgttgtgtctAGGTAGGCGGTCCTCggattagcccctccatgcgctcattggacatgtattcttgtatgttgctgtcaaatagtcgggtccccatgccctcaaagattTGTCTTGGCGGTGGAGTTGCGTCACATGGTCGGTAAAATCCAGCGCTTGATTGACCTTGAAAAAATGGCATTGTTTGCTGGGGTGTGGTGTacccatattgttggtgttgtggaAATTCGTACTGTGACGATTGAGTGGTCATTTGCTCGTTTGGGTCGTAATTGTCATCTAGACCCATGTCGGGGCTGGGTTGCCTATTGTAGCTGGAGGGGCCGGCGTCgccgtgttgttgggtgaaggCCCATGATTGTTGCTGGatgggttgcctagtggaggaggaggggccggcgtcgtagtgttgttgggtgaagccccacgattgttgttggacgggtagcctagtggaggggtcggcgtcacggagttgttgggtgaagccccatgattgttgttggaagggttgactttggtagggcgttgttggtgttgtttgaaATTCCTCATGGTCAGGTTGTTCGGATGTTTGGCGTTGTcggcgttgttggcgttgttgtcgttgttggggtggttgttggggtggttgttgtgcgtattgttggggtggttgttgtgtgtattgttggggtggttgttgtgcgtGTTGTTGTTGGCGGGGGTCGTGTAGGTAGTAGGGGTCTGACACATACATATCGGGGGTTGTGACTGTTCTATACCAAGCAAGGTATGTCGCGGTTGGAAACATGGGGAGTTGGGCAACAGGGAATTGTAACAGACGGCTGCGACGCTGCCTCCACATCTCACAAAATTCAGGTGCGAATGTACGATAATCTGCGTGGTCCCATTGATTGTTAACTCTTTTAATATGCCAGCGACCCAAATCAGTGGGGGGATCCGGGATCGGTTGATGCATGCCAAACTGCAGTCTCACACGGTCAGATTGGTGCATCTCAATGATGTTGAACCTTATTATCGGTACTACTGCAGTCCAAACTTCCCGGTCACTCTCGTTTGGCTCATGGTCTAGCAAcaagtatggtctccaattaaactgcgtgggagaaaaaataacatattattaaaaaGCATGATGAATTGTAATACATCTATATGATCATATAAAAGTTTAGGGATAATACATCTTCAGCTCGGAGGTGATCAATTAGGTCCCGATATAAAACAACACTCCCCCTCGGATTCTTACTGTAATCCAATTTAGGAC encodes:
- the LOC131595355 gene encoding protein FAR1-RELATED SEQUENCE 5-like; translation: MYHKHPKGVVTDGDLAMREAIRDVFPNSLHRLFSWHLHRNACENVKNPKFLEEFKSLIYATYTVDEFENEWKRVVDDCGLSNNKWVKKTYEMKRIWASAYMRDKFFCGIRTTSISEAVNSFIKMYVQNKSSLVDFLHGFERAVKEYRHNELMSNFKTFYYDLVLTTKLEGLELEAAKIFTGKKFKEVQDEIEDAITVNVIERSELKNVVTFKMNRFCNKNSTYLVHLDRAQSKFLCDCNLFERVGIPCSHIICAMRHEHINIFPNSLICKRWTRSAKDDYISSMSFEECDDEKMVMFRRGTMSSAFNSLCDISCKHPDDFKEALKGIYSLCEKIKRRRDVNGNHKTNTNVINDPIQAKTKGAPRKNKGIPRKTKGASRKTKGVPCNTSHTKHKCQDIGKNDVLHEVDKGSVAISNVGCEDVDKNYDSQQKKKDVDVVCSMKEFINKRTSKHIENEVIGRSNENVPNTPTAFENVSSFSFS
- the LOC131595359 gene encoding protein FAR1-RELATED SEQUENCE 5-like: MDVDYGDIDCEELANCNNVGDEEGKEDMDIYKKINDLTDDDIKCLEFSSQEKAINFYEIYAKSHGFAIRKDDVKRDYEGNIIVRQLVCNREGKSDKKRGRCRDPRPTTRMECRARFQVALNLVTEKWRVSVFEPSHNHELTPSHYVHLIPKYRRLTESDKALVDGLHTHGVRTCHILGFMMARKGGHKGLGFCKKDLYNYLNNEAMARIEGGDAFAALSYLQAKADNDPMFFSKFTTTNEGRLENLFWSDSASRIDYECFGDVIAFDATYKKNRYDKPVVVFSGFNHHGETTIFGCALVSDEKMRHTSGF